Genomic segment of Truepera radiovictrix DSM 17093:
TGTTTGCCCAGGATCCGCCGCACCCCCTCGCGGAGGTTGGCGGGCGCCATCCCGATCACCCCCGGCACCTCGTGGGCGGCGAGGCCGATCAGCGTCGCGAGCGCCTCATCGGTGACGTAGAGCTGGTCGACGGCCTCGTCGGCTCGAGCGGCCGGTGGGCGTTGAGGGGGTTGAACGGGCTTGGCGTGCCCCTCCAACCGCGCTTTTTCTGCCATGCTACTCCTTAGGGGCAGGTTGGACCACATGGGTGACTCGGTGCCCTAGGCGGGCACGTGCGTCCCTGTCCCCGTGTCAGTTTGGGGGTATTCTACCGCAAACGGGGCGTTTTCGGCGCTTTGGGGGCGTCGCCGCGGGCCGCTAGCGCTCGAGCCCCTCCCACGCCTCGAGCTCGACGCGGCTTTCAGCGACCCGGAAGGTGCCGTGAGCGGCGACAAAATCCCCGACGCGGTAGAGCAGCCCCTCCAACCACACCCGGTCGTGGCTCAGCGCGGTGGCGCCGATCAGCTCCCAGTCGTGCGCGTCGAGCCCGTCGAGGCGAGCGACGGAGACCGGAAAGCGGCTCTTGAGCTTTTCGGTCACGGGTTTGATGAGTGAGCGCTTCTCCTTAAGCGACGTGACCCAGGGCGCCTCGAGGCGCGCCAAATAGACGCCGACGTAGATGGTCGCCACCCTCTAGCGCTGCCCCCTCGAGCCGAGCGTGCGCGCGTAGAGCCGTTCGGGGAGCGCCCGGTAGCGTTTGGCGCCGAGCGCCGCGGCGGCCGCCGCGTCGGCCTCCGGCACCTGCACCCAGAGGTCATAGACCCCCGCGTCGTAAGCGCTCTTGGTGACCGCCTCTAAAAGCGCCTCGCGGGAGGCGGTGTCCTCGGGGTCGGGGACCGCCAAGCGGTTGACGTAGACCGTCGGGCGCGCGCCGTTCCAGACGGCTTGCGCGAGCACGAAACCGGTCGCTTCGCCCGCGCGCACCGCCACGAAGGCGTGCCCCGTGCGGACGTAGAACAGCACGCTGCTGCGGCTTAAGAGCGGCTCGAGCCCGAAGGCTTCGGCGTAACGCCGGTCGAGCTCGGTGAGCGCCTCGTCCTCGGGGCTCAGGGGGCGCGCGAAGGTCAGGCTCGCCACGGCCCCGACTTTCCGCCCGTTTTGCTGAGCAGTTTCGTCTCGGCGACGACCATCCCCTTGCCGTGGGCTTTAAGCATGTCGTATAGGGTGAGCGCGGCGACGCTCGCGGCAACCAGCGCCTCCATCTCGACGCCGGTCTTGCCCGTGACGCGGCAGGTCGCGGTGAAGCGCACCCGCCCCGTCGCCTCGTCGAGCTCGCCGCGCACCGCGACCTTGCTCAGCGGCAGCGGGTGACAGAGCGGGATGAGCTCGCTCGTGCGTTTGGCAGCCATGATCCCCGCGAGCTCGGCGACGGCGATGGGGTCGCCCTTGGCGCTCGCCCCCGCTTTGAGCGCCGCCAAGACGGGCGCGGGCAAGAGCAGGCTCGAGCACGCGGTGGCCTCGCGCACCGTGTCCGCTTTTTCCGAGACGTCCACCATGACGGCGCTGCCGTCTTCAAAATGGGTCATGGTTGATTCTACTCCGCGTCCTCGGCGCGCGTCCCCCACGGTTCGTACCCCGCTTCGGCGAAGTAGAGCCCGTGCGGCGGCGCGTTCGGTCCGGCGCGGCGGCGGTCGCGCGCGGCGAGCAGAGCGGACACGTCCTCCGGAGCCAGCTTGCCCTCGCCGACCCACAGGAGCGTGCCGACCACGGCGCGCACCATGTTGCGCAAAAAACCGTCGGCGGCGATGTCTAAGGTAAGGTCGGGGCCAGCGGCCCCGAGGCGGCACCGGTAGACCGTGCGCACCGTCGTGCGCGACTCTTGGGTGGCGAGCGCGGCGAAGTCGCGCGTCCCCTCGAAACGGGGAGCGGCGCGCTG
This window contains:
- a CDS encoding DUF503 domain-containing protein, coding for MATIYVGVYLARLEAPWVTSLKEKRSLIKPVTEKLKSRFPVSVARLDGLDAHDWELIGATALSHDRVWLEGLLYRVGDFVAAHGTFRVAESRVELEAWEGLER
- a CDS encoding DUF1999 family protein, which gives rise to MASLTFARPLSPEDEALTELDRRYAEAFGLEPLLSRSSVLFYVRTGHAFVAVRAGEATGFVLAQAVWNGARPTVYVNRLAVPDPEDTASREALLEAVTKSAYDAGVYDLWVQVPEADAAAAAALGAKRYRALPERLYARTLGSRGQR
- the moaC gene encoding cyclic pyranopterin monophosphate synthase MoaC, whose product is MTHFEDGSAVMVDVSEKADTVREATACSSLLLPAPVLAALKAGASAKGDPIAVAELAGIMAAKRTSELIPLCHPLPLSKVAVRGELDEATGRVRFTATCRVTGKTGVEMEALVAASVAALTLYDMLKAHGKGMVVAETKLLSKTGGKSGPWRA